A genome region from Schaalia sp. 19OD2882 includes the following:
- a CDS encoding family 20 glycosylhydrolase, translated as MPISRPAHRCASVFLALFALVVSMIVPIAPAFADPASPSPDAAAQLRGKGLSRVVPALRSIEPVSGVAPWILRAGARVLVPEGHDGLRSDAELFVDELRTALSAPDVSAVQGAASEARPGDIVLAVDPSLDVPSEEGYRIDVKETVTITGKSRVGAYWGTRSLLQSISASGGAEAAVVTDWPDVVERSFHIDAARKFYSKDFFLRLIPELSWRKVNVLQYHFSENEGFRLTSETHPEIVSDEHLTKDDLRELIALAARYHIEVIPALDMPGHLRHALAKHPEWRLGNTDEARKGLDYSKKEARDFVKELLTEYAPLFPGDKWHLGADEFIDFARAEYTYPQLKKYAEQATGNPNATVADGFTTFINEMIGHLETLGKTDVRVWNDGFYRSDNKQSVELSKSATIDYWTAWDAKMAPVTTFVDKGYRLVNFNDKYMYYVLYYPNGAYHNRPKPDVVYNEFTAGTFPTNHQHTQYQWPRPYPQWLRGASFAIWSDNAPMETEEQVAQNSRPLVDAFAARTWNADDNRDHATFTSDMSAVGPALVAPPKQDLTVSAALGADPGAGEVSAGSELSYTASATNTSAIEVKSTVTIDSSATAKGLKADQVSVKVVDSAGNAPQAPSRNVALASEGATVKASGTETLWNGQPSQFTPDNVIDGSTAADSRWSSNYADDAWIQVDLARPMVLDKVKLSWQEACAPTYSVSVLKESGQWVSLGERSYTCPTGKTAVGLDEIPVTTDDPVSALKVQATSRRSFNGTKYGVSLWEIEALTPGGPAAIPAPSVQAGVITWTGDLAAGNRVDLMWKGAAPDTAGAQLPVSMKVRVTQAINEGAASAEITHSVANTPAPPAKPTLSLDKDTVRPGDTVVLTGTGFAPKAKLTVDLHSDPVRLAEPVADADGKFTATLTIPTSTKPGAHTLVVTDRAAQVSAEAKLTLTQAPGASPDPKQPGGKPGASTPGTKPTDKNLALTGAPVSMVVVALLALVVPGVAFTVAARRRMK; from the coding sequence ATGCCTATCTCCAGACCTGCGCACCGATGCGCATCAGTCTTCCTCGCCCTCTTCGCCCTGGTCGTGTCCATGATCGTCCCCATCGCGCCGGCTTTCGCCGATCCCGCATCTCCTTCACCCGATGCAGCCGCACAATTGCGGGGGAAGGGCCTGAGCAGAGTCGTCCCCGCCCTGCGTTCGATCGAGCCCGTTTCGGGAGTGGCCCCGTGGATCCTCCGCGCAGGGGCCCGCGTCCTGGTCCCCGAAGGTCACGACGGCCTCCGTTCCGACGCGGAGCTGTTCGTCGACGAACTGCGCACGGCCCTGTCGGCTCCCGACGTCTCGGCGGTGCAGGGAGCCGCAAGCGAGGCCCGCCCCGGCGACATCGTCCTGGCCGTGGATCCTTCCCTCGACGTACCCTCGGAGGAGGGCTACCGCATCGACGTCAAGGAAACGGTGACGATCACGGGCAAGAGCCGGGTGGGCGCCTACTGGGGCACCCGCTCCCTCCTGCAGTCGATCTCCGCCTCGGGTGGCGCCGAAGCGGCGGTGGTTACCGACTGGCCCGACGTGGTCGAACGCTCCTTCCACATCGACGCCGCCCGCAAGTTCTACTCCAAGGACTTCTTCCTCCGCCTGATCCCGGAACTGTCATGGCGCAAGGTCAACGTCCTCCAGTACCACTTCTCCGAGAACGAGGGCTTCCGCCTCACCTCGGAGACCCATCCGGAGATCGTGTCGGACGAGCATCTGACCAAGGACGATCTTCGTGAGCTCATCGCCTTGGCCGCCCGATACCACATCGAGGTCATCCCGGCGCTGGACATGCCCGGCCACCTGCGCCACGCACTGGCCAAGCACCCCGAATGGCGCCTGGGAAACACCGACGAGGCCCGCAAGGGGCTGGACTACTCGAAGAAGGAGGCCCGTGACTTCGTCAAGGAGCTCCTCACCGAGTACGCTCCCCTCTTCCCCGGCGACAAGTGGCATCTGGGCGCCGACGAGTTCATCGACTTCGCGAGGGCCGAGTACACCTATCCCCAGTTGAAGAAGTACGCCGAACAGGCGACCGGGAACCCGAATGCGACTGTCGCCGACGGCTTCACCACCTTCATCAACGAGATGATCGGGCACCTGGAGACCCTGGGCAAGACCGACGTGCGCGTGTGGAACGACGGTTTCTACCGCTCGGACAACAAGCAGAGCGTCGAGCTGTCCAAGAGCGCGACGATCGACTACTGGACCGCGTGGGACGCCAAGATGGCCCCTGTGACGACCTTCGTCGACAAGGGATACAGGCTGGTCAACTTCAACGACAAGTACATGTACTACGTCCTGTACTACCCCAACGGCGCCTACCACAATCGTCCCAAGCCGGACGTCGTCTACAACGAGTTCACGGCCGGCACCTTCCCGACGAATCACCAGCACACCCAGTACCAGTGGCCCAGGCCCTACCCGCAGTGGCTGCGTGGAGCCTCCTTCGCCATCTGGTCCGACAACGCCCCGATGGAGACCGAGGAGCAGGTCGCGCAGAACTCCCGGCCCCTCGTCGACGCCTTCGCCGCGCGCACGTGGAACGCTGACGACAATCGCGACCACGCAACCTTCACCTCCGACATGAGCGCCGTCGGACCCGCCCTTGTCGCACCCCCCAAACAGGACCTCACCGTTTCGGCCGCTCTTGGGGCCGATCCTGGAGCGGGCGAGGTCTCTGCCGGATCGGAGCTGTCCTACACGGCCTCGGCCACGAACACCTCCGCCATCGAGGTCAAGTCCACCGTGACCATCGATTCCTCCGCCACGGCCAAGGGCCTCAAGGCCGACCAGGTGAGCGTCAAGGTCGTCGACTCGGCCGGCAATGCTCCGCAGGCTCCCTCACGCAATGTCGCCCTCGCCTCCGAGGGGGCCACGGTGAAGGCGTCGGGAACGGAGACACTGTGGAACGGTCAGCCCTCCCAATTCACCCCCGACAATGTCATCGACGGCTCCACCGCCGCAGACTCGCGCTGGTCCTCGAACTACGCCGATGACGCGTGGATCCAGGTCGACCTGGCCCGTCCGATGGTGTTGGACAAGGTCAAGCTCTCCTGGCAGGAGGCCTGTGCGCCGACCTACTCGGTGTCCGTCCTGAAGGAGTCCGGCCAGTGGGTCTCCTTGGGCGAGCGTTCCTACACCTGCCCCACGGGCAAGACCGCGGTGGGTCTCGACGAGATCCCCGTGACCACCGACGACCCGGTGTCGGCCCTCAAGGTCCAGGCCACGAGCCGCCGTTCCTTCAACGGAACGAAGTACGGGGTCTCCCTCTGGGAGATCGAGGCCCTGACGCCCGGCGGCCCGGCCGCCATCCCCGCGCCCAGCGTCCAGGCCGGGGTCATCACCTGGACCGGCGACCTGGCCGCCGGCAACCGTGTCGACCTCATGTGGAAGGGTGCCGCCCCCGACACTGCTGGAGCCCAGCTTCCCGTCAGCATGAAGGTGCGCGTCACCCAGGCGATCAACGAGGGCGCCGCCTCGGCCGAGATCACCCACTCGGTGGCGAACACCCCGGCTCCGCCCGCCAAGCCGACCCTCAGCCTCGACAAGGACACGGTGCGCCCCGGTGATACCGTCGTGCTCACCGGAACCGGTTTCGCCCCGAAGGCGAAACTCACGGTCGACCTGCACTCCGACCCGGTGCGTCTGGCCGAGCCGGTCGCCGATGCCGACGGGAAGTTCACTGCGACGCTCACGATTCCGACCTCGACGAAGCCGGGAGCGCACACCCTGGTGGTCACGGACCGTGCGGCCCAAGTCAGTGCCGAGGCGAAGCTGACGCTCACCCAGGCCCCCGGCGCCTCCCCCGACCCGAAGCAGCCGGGGGGCAAGCCCGGAGCCTCCACGCCCGGCACCAAGCCCACGGACAAGAACCTGGCCCTGACCGGCGCCCCTGTGTCCATGGTCGTCGTGGCACTGCTCGCCCTCGTGGTGCCCGGTGTCGCCTTCACTGTCGCCGCGCGACGCCGGATGAAGTAA